AGTTTTGTGTATGTGATAACTGTTGGATCTGTCTCTGCTCCAATCCAGAGTGTTGAGGAGGGTCAGAGATCTGGGGAAGAGTCCTCCTTCTCTACTGCTCCACGTTTGTGGCTGTCAGGCTTTGAGATGAAAGCTCTGCTGCACTGGGAGGAGTCTGAGTCACATCCTCTTCAAACTTTGGAGAAAGAGATCACGGTAAAACTATGCACCCAtaacatgcatgttttttttttcaagaagaCAGGCACCGCCTAGATATTTCacttggtgtgtttgtgtttttgtctgtagaAACTATGCAAGGAAGACGAATCACTGGAGGCCATATTGGAAAATGTGATTGTTCTTAGGCAGACACTGGAAGCGGCTACTGACACTCCACCAGCAGCTGAGACCGAGCCCACTCTGCCGTCACCTGAGACACTCGGGGCTCAGTTCAACCACAGGTACGGTCTCTGTCTGgatgacacaaaataaaatttttttctttcatcctttttttttttcttcatcccatTTACTATTTTACAGCCAAGGACTATGGAACATGGCAAAATTATATAATCAGATATTCACAATAAACCGCTATCAACATGACTTTTATTACTTCAGTTACAACCACAGTTAAACCTCAGAAACTGATATAACCTGAGATTTTTTACTATGTATGTACTTGTGTGTCTTTATATGCAGAACTGTGTTTATTCTGTCGGAGGCACTTGATGAGCACCTGAAGGCTCTGTGGTTTTCTCCCTTTCAAACTGATGACATAGAAACAGACCTTGATGTGgtaagtaagtgtgtgtgtagacagtcTGTACCTTTGCAAGAATCTAAGTATTCACTTCCTTCAATCATTAACACTGATCTAATCTTGATTTATAATCAATAAATTacttactgtataatttttacTATAATGCTTTACATTTCTCTACAAAGCTACAAGCAGCATGTTTTAACAGGATTACATTACATGAGCAACAATATGGACCTTTAATAAACAAGAACTAAAAAATGGGTAAATTGCTACTTATATGCGATAAAGAACAATGAAATCCAcagtaacaaagaaaaaaaaactgtgatgcGTCATCTTACAAAGTATTGCATAATTGCAAGGAGTAACCAAGTCTGTAGTTGTAGACCAAAAGTTAATTAAGCTGTCAATTTAAATACTCTCTTGTCCTTGCAATGGAAACTCTTAATACATTAAAGAAGATTGTTAGTGTAGATTCTGTGTATTTTGTGAGCTGCTGTAGTTACAGGTGATCAACAACAGTGTGCATTCTGTATGAAACCGTCACAATGCCTCTCTTTCTGTTTGACAGGTGAAGGTGGATCTGGTGGGTTTGGCTCAGGAGTGTTGTCCAGAACTGGACCTAAAGGCTGAGCTGGAGCGCTCCTTCCTGTCCGAGCCTTCTTCTCCTGGACATAACAAAGCTACAAAAGGCTTCAGACTGGGCAAACACAAGCATGAGACGTTCATTACATCCAGGTGCAACTTTAatgtttggctgcttttttcacacgtgtgcttttttttcagaatatgTTCAGTATATATATTACAGAATATAATCTTGTGCCTGTCCCTGCAGTGGTAAATCGGACTACACTGAGCCTGCTAAAAGAGCTCACATCATGGCTGCTCCAAGAGGTCGAGGAGGCCGCGGAGGCTTTGGGCAAAATCTCTGCCGTCCCCACGATATCTTCCGCCAGCGCAAACAGAACACTTCTCGTCCTCCCAGTATGCATGTGGATGATTTTGTGGCAGCAGAGTTTAAGGACATCACGACCCCTCTTGGGCTTTTGCCCCCAAAACGGTTGCCAAAGAGTTCACCCAAACCTCCCACCAGAGGACTGTTCACAGGCAACAGAGGCAGAGCCACGTTCCACAGCCAGACTCGCTTTTTCACTCCACCACAACCTAAAGGTGTATTGCTCTCTGGTAGGTACAAGcagctcatgcacacacactgagtcacaaatacacacagtctTAGACCTGTGTTTATGATCACAGTTTGTATAGTTGGAACCTCCTGTCAAATATGCTCTGAAATAGACCTGCACGAGTCAAGGAAAAAtcattctttcatttcttttgtgtGATTATGAATCCAGCCCTCAAtgattggtgtttttttccattgaTGGATGTCCtattattttgtacatttcaCATCTGAATTATACATTTCACATTAGAAATCACTTTTTATGTGTAATTTAGAGTGTTCCCTTAATTTATTTTGAGCGGTAAACTCAAGTAGACGTGtaccttttttatatattgtgtAGCCCTACTTTGAAATGTCACTCTAAATTTAATGTAATAGCATGATAAAGCAAAACAGTTTGAAATTAATTTATATCATAAATGGGTTTGAATTTATAAAAAATTTGGGAATGCAGTTTTGAATTTCTACTTAGTGCAGGTCAGACTCTCCTCTTCCCCAGTAGAGGGTGACAAATCTTGTGTTGTGATTTTGTAAGGTAACTACGCTCGGCGAGATGGTGGCAGAGGAGGTTCATCTTGGAGCGGCCAAGTTCCAGCCGTCACTCACAGAGGAACCTACAGTGAACCCAGAGGAGGCCAGAGCAACTTCACCCGTGGACCGCTGCCTTCCAGGCAACCCCCAGCAAGTATGACGTGCACACGTTTGTCATGATGATGCAGTATGTACTTGAAAACCATTGAATTAAGAAATCCATTGACCCGTCTCTTTCAGGTGCATATCGTCTGGCTCCTCGAGACCGTGCTCCACGGGGCAGAGGAGGCACCGGTCTGTCGTGGCCCAGCGGAGGAGCCGGTGGTGGCGGtgctggtggaggtggtggaggaggaggcggaggcaGAGGATCTCAGGGGAGCAAGTTcagtggaggaggtgggagtgGGGGTGGGAGGGGCAGACATGTTCGCTCCTTTACCAGGTAAATATACCTGGGCAATGACTACAGCCTGTCATGGCAACAAATGGACCAATCAGGATAACATATATGCTGTCTCCATGGAAACATGGAGGGACAGTGTTGTTGATGACGTACAGACtctgtgttgatgttttatgttttgttatgAGTTGTATTCGGAGAATAAAGGTGATAGTAACTGAGCTTTTACTTATTATTGATGAACACCTAATGAGCTGATgcatatgtgaccatgaataCTTTGCTTTGAGCTTTAATTACCTACTGTGATGTATATTAtggatattttattattatggaTATTTTAAACAGTGAAACTTTTGAAGAGGTACATGACTTGCATAACAATAGCTAAACCTAAACTCAAGAACATCCATGTCACCATTCAAATATTAGTGATTCACACAGTCCTGTTCGACAACTAAAACATTAGGTTGTCACAAAAAATATGTAGACTGCAGAAATAAATAACTCATGTTGATGCCAGGTTGTTGGAGGAGACAACacttttttaatgcaaaaaaacaacattggatggacaaaaaaaaataatgtgaataatcTAGTCCTGAGATGAAGGAAGTAACTGTTTTATAATGTAACCTGAGGAATACAAAATCCAAGGGAGGTCATGTGTCAAATAATGTTTGCAAACATTATTTGAGAACATTGAAAacatttctacaaaaaaaaatctgaggaTCCACAGATTAAGTGAAATTGCACATAGAAATACCATGTGGTTCAACTCACAGCATATcacattttttcaaatgaatattcACCTATAAAACCAAATGCTAAAAAAATGCCATTAAAAGATATAATCGATAGATTTAAACAGATATCTGTTATTTTCTAAACTGGCTAATATCTAAACAGTCCACTTTGCTCAGATGACCGTCACCTCCCGGCTCTTCCTCTTGATGCAGTCCAGTGTCAAACTCCGGGTACCACCTTTGCGTCCCCCCTCGCCCAGCTGCGGTGATGGAGGTGGACCTGATTCATTTATTGCCTGAGCTGAATGTAGAGACAGACTCAAAGTATGTAAGGACGCCTCCCTCTGTTGGGGTCTTGTTGGCTTGGTGTGTTGCTCCCGCTGGGATGTCGATGCTCCTTGATGCTGGTCTCTGGCTGTTTGGTCAACAGGATGCTGACTCTTGTGCGGCTGCAGGTCTCTGAGGAGCTCCAACAGTTCTCTCttttccagctctgcttccgCCAACTCCTGTCTCCTCAGACGCTCTGCTCCCAACAGAGCTCGCATGTCACACATCACACGTGACAGCTGGCCCTGCAGTGAGCAGACATGAGATTACTCAGTTTACATCACCATGGagtacatttaaaaactgtTCTGTGTTAGTAAGAGATGGACAAAGCATTTATGTCCTAAACGTTAAGTGTAACGGTCACACTGGAGCGTTACatattaaagctacagtgtcaTATTAAGTAGGGTTTATTGGCAGCAAATGATTATACTTCCCATAAGTAAGTGCAGTAAAGTCTATAACATATGACAGCACAAACAATTACCAGTTTTgggattattaaagtatttctaCCTGTCATTACTTTGATATATAAACTGTTGGGTTTGTGTTGTCTTAGAATAAGTGCCTTGAGGAGGCCACCATGTTGCTCCAGCAGCCCAAAGGGACAAACCagtgctttttgtgtttttaagtaaaAACCTACTATACAAACGAAGAACAACTCCACTCGCATAAACTTGACcaacaaaggaggaggagacagaagagagagtggCGAGTGTTGCAGTTGCAGGAATAAAATGTGACCTTGAGCTCCTCCACCTCGCTCTTCAGCTGCGACTCTTTCTGCACCATGTGTCTCCTCTGTGAGTCCAACCGCGACTCCATCTCTCGTCTCACCTCCTCTAACTTGCACAGCATCTCAGCCCTACCATAAACGTTAAATGAGACCAACATTAGGATGAGCAGACTTAATTTAGCTTTAGATTTTTTCcctaaacagacagacacacgcacacctgAGAATCTCCACTTCAGTGCGTAGCTCTGCCACACAGTTATGTTGAGACTGATCAGCGGAGAGGAGAGTGTGGCCGCAGCCATTGGGACACACTCTGCTGCGGAAATTACATTCTGACATGTGGGCCTCCAAACCCCGCCTCTCCACCTGTACAGGACAACCTGAGAGGAAAGAGGTGCAGTGATACATGAGCAAACATTATATACAGTCCCTGACAAAAGTCTTGTCACTTATCCATTTTGTAGAAAAAACAGCTCATAACCTAACTTTGAATTAATCCATTGGTTTTAGAAATGGCTCATATGAAAGTTAAAACCCTCCCAAATCATGTTCAATATACTAAAATAAATTTACTTCACTGAAGAAAGATTGATCATttaatgaacacaaaaaggtcAGATTTTGGCAAGACAAAAGTTTTGTCGCCTACAGAGAGTAATGTGAAAATTGAACAAATAATTTActtcaaatacaaaaatatgctGCATAACATCAGTAAATTAAGTAGTGGTGCTGTGAGATCAATATTTAATATCTTGTATGACTTCCATGAGCTTAAAGGACTGCATCCATGCGGTTCGACAATGATTCATACAATTTATTGATGATTACCTTAAAAAAGCTGAAACTGACTGCTTGTGAGGGCACACTAGTTTGAAAATCAAGAGAAAATGACCAAAAGATagatttttttaactttataagACACAAGAAACtgacatatatatgcatatgtgtgtgtatatacgtgtatatgtgtacgtatatgtatacagtatatatactattTACTATAATCCTTTTCCTTTTTGGTGCATACAGATCACAGCAGTTATACACATTGATGAAAACATCAGGACAAataactgtatgttgctgtttgtgtctgtacGTGTAATTTTAAGCACAGCAAAAGGTCActctgcatgcacacacagagtcactatACCTACCACAATGGAAACATATGTATTCACCACCTGCCAAGGACAGGCCACAGTGAGCACACAAGCACATGTTTGTCTACAATGTAAATACAGAAGCACACTTTGAAGTTGCTCATTAAAGAATGATGGGAAGTTGACCCTTGTTGCACTCTCTAAGGCAGCTTTGAGTCCTGAACAAGTCCCTTAGATGCAACAGTTTGCAGGGTAGCCATGACAACTAGGGCACCtgtgccccccaccccccacaggTGTCACATTACCTCTGCACAATTTAATCTCACAATAACTATCAAAGAAAGATAAGATGAGCAGCCTGCCAGTCAGTGTTAGGTGTCATACCTATGTTAGAGCAGGACATGAAGGCAAACTCACACTCTTCCTCATGTGTGTGCAGGCTCTCCAGGGAACAGACCACATCACATCCCCGAGCTGCATTCACACACCGGATCTGAAGGCGGTTCAGGTCATTACGCATGTACCTGTCACCAAACACAGAAATACttcaagagaaaataaacagggTATATTTAATGATGCCACTCAATGGTAggaacacagaaacacagaatcTAATCATTTGATCATCATTAAGTAATGTTAAGTGATGGGCCAAGAAGCATGAAGATGCCTTAATGATTACTTCATGATTAGTTAATCGTGACGGTCAGGGTTAGTCCCATTAGTTAATGCTAACAAATCATTAAGTAATGATTAGTTAACATGAGGTAATTtcaaataacacacatttgtcAAACAATACCAGTTCATTCTTTCTGCATCTGCAAAAAGGCCATTTTGACATGGACACTCATTGACACAGCAAAATGGGTGTGCAACTCTGTGGGGATAGGGAATGTGCAAAGTGTAAAGATGTCTAAATTATTAGTTAACCATTAATGGATGCTTTGTATATTATTCGATTACTAAACCTTTTTGTGCACTTAGTGTTAAAAAGCtgcagagatggagacagaccTGTACAAGGGTTTGAGATTACACACATCCAGTGGGAGTCTGTCCTCTGGACAGGAGTGGTGATGGACCAGCCAGTTGCTGATGCATGTGCTGCAATAAGCATGCTCACAAGGCGCCTGGAGGGGGCGCTCCAGCACATCTcgacacacacagcacagcaggcCCTCATTCACATAACCCAAAAACCTCTCAAGATCATAGCCCATCCTACAATTGCAGAAAATAGTTTAGAAAACAGTCTGATGTCAACATAATGTCTCATTTGTTAGTTTTACTGTTAAGGTCTGATATTTATATTCCTACCTGACAAGTGAGCTTTCTCTTCATCCAAGTCCTTGGTGTGTTGGTTTCCAGTCCACTGGTTCTTCCAAAGGTGACCCTCACTCTTATCTCCCTGTTACCACCACCTCGTCATCCTCTCCTCTGACTTGCTGCTCCATCAAGGTGAGGGTCTGCGCTCTCCAAAACCCTCCTCTGCCCTTGGGACTATGTCTCCATGGAGAGGTATCCCTGGCAACGAGGGTTAGGGACCCAGGTGAGCAGCTGTCAGACCAGACCAGATCTTGACTTAAACAGACCGAATTACAGAAGAGGAAtcgcacagaaaacacacatacacaaaaacacaacaaattcaGCCTATCAAATGTTTCTCTCCATGTTAAAGACTCATCCTATCCTAGGTGTCTCTTTCAACCtcccgcccccccccctcttcctctctctctctctgcatgtggGATTAACATGGATAACATTCACTCTCCCTCCCTGATTGGATTACAGACAGCACACATCAGATGACAACATCCTCTCAACCTCAAACACCAAAGAGCAATCCAAACACTTGGTCCAGTCTTTTTATAGTCTGTTATGTTCAACTAAGTAGTGGAAGGATTAATCCTGtgcaatgtaaaaaataatacttaatgaacattttatctttttattgtaAAGATCTGCCAGTGTTTTGCTAAAGTTTCTAACTAAACCCCCTCTTCTGCAGCTGACTCCACCAAATGCCTGATTTTTAAAAATGCCATagaagtgggctgagacctgagtgactgagaggaggaggagttaataGCTAAATCAAGGCACTAAACACTGCCATCTACTGGATagcaatatgtatgtatgtgtgtgtgcgtgtgtgtgtgtgtgtgtgtgtgtgaatcacaaGCTATGTGTTTGTAGATTTGTGTGGATGTATGACAGGAATGTCCCATAATTACTTCATTGGGGAAAGCGATGAATGCGTGTAATTGGTGATCCACAAATGTCCAATCAATACTTCACATAcataattttcattttcacatttgcaggtcagatttttttttcaataagttacaaaacaatatatttaCAAATCTATTTGTATAACGTAACATACAAGTTACAATTAGGACTGTTGTATTTGTGGACAGCAAAACATGTGCGTAAATCAAGGGATATTTGTAGATCATTATGTGAATTAACAGATTTTTATGAGACATAGGctttaaaaatattgtttaacCAGTTATTAGATATAGAAATCTTCTTCCAATAATGGATTCATatcttaaaataatataatccCAGTTTTGATTCTCTAAAAGTtctgaatatgaataaaaaagttGTGTTCAGCACATTATCTACTACTGTACTGGATaccagacatttttactgtacagttttagagacatttaaagttaaaagtcccatatttgcattttttaatcaaaaaattATCAATTTGATATGtaataaaaactacattttccatAGCATGCAAATATGGGACTTTAAATTTCTCAAAAACTGTACAGTACAAATTTCAGATATCCAGTACACTAGTAATGCTGAACACAACTCTCTTTATACAGTTACTAGGTCTGTGAAACGTAGCTGTGaggattttcattatttttccaaaGATATGCTTTCAAACGTGCACTCAGACACAGTGCTCTccgtgttttattttgaaaaccggatgttTATGTCCTTCCTTTACCACGGGGAAACGAGCATCAGACAGCGTGACCGCAGTAGAAAGAGAGCGATATCTATCCTAGTGAGGACACGTATTAATTAAGACATAATGCCTGTATGTTGCTGTTTGTTGACGTATTatacgtcttcttcttcttatagaaataataataatgccttCTACACTTCGAAGGTCTTACTCAAAATTCATTTTTACGCAGTTCCGTCTAAGATACTAAACGCACCACAAACATTATGACCACGCCTCCGACGTCACGTAAGGACAACCAATCAGCTTCTTCAAAATATTCAGCGGGAGAAACTGAACAGGATGTAGAGACTGACTCCGAGGAAACTCTAAATGTTGTCAACAAACGTTAGGTTTGTCCGGGTAtgtaatacacatttttatacattatcTAACACGTTTAGACAGTGAACTGTGACGAATTGGTTATCAGCGGCCTGTGATTAAACAGTATTCAGTATAGCTCAATGTGCTAGATTTGTATTGGAGTCGCCAGCTGTTATTTGTGTGTCAGAGAAGTTTGAAATGTACAAATTTACTCTCCATTAGGTAATTACCCTCTGGATAAACGAGTCCATGTATCTGTATTATTTTATACCTGATATATATACCTGATTTTATACGTGATAAGCATCACTAAAAACTATATTTCTGTTGTGGACAAAGGCATTGACATAGGATTATTACGGGGAAATTAAGCTAACATGAACAATAAACCCAGTTAAACACATTACTGTACTGTGTGTTAAGTGAGTAAAGACTTGGGCTGAATATCTTCTCACATATATTACGATTACAGTTTGCGTTggttcaatatttactgtgttacGTTTAAAATCAGAAGCAGCATTATTGTATCataccatcaaaatattaatACTACAATGCAATGATGAGATCTTTAAGTTATGAATTATTTCTAACATTTATGTTTTGTatctaatttaaatttaataaaacataGAACACgtcattgtttcaaattgcaattttttatttcaaaatgattgTTAATCTCTACTCTGGACATGGATATTTATTCTAACCTTGTGAATTAATAACATACTAATTAAATCACATGTTGATCAttaatgtttgttgtgttaATTGGGTAAATTACTGTGGCTTTCCAGCAGAATAATGAGACGCTCAGCAGCTCCCAGCCAGCTCTTTGGTAATGCAGTGAAAAAGCCTAGATTTGTGCCACCTGGTGCATCTACTGTCATTGATTCCAAGCTCCTTTCCCCTAAACTTGGATTAGGCAATGCACTGGAAAAGGTAAAATATAAGCATTATTCTCATCATCTTCATAGACCACCCAGTGTGCCTTTAAACATTCTCAGTGTTTTCCCTTCCCCTTGTTGTGCAGATCCAAAGAAGCCTGGCAGCACCAGTACCTAGTACGACCGGTGGTGATAACCAGCTCAAAGCTGCACAGCCTGCTCCAGCCTTGTCCAGGGCTCTGGCTCGTGTTCTCAATGTGACAGAAAGCAAGGAAAATGATGCCAAGCCGGAATATCCTGAAACTGACACAGACTttgcagaaagaaaaagattagCAGGTAAGACACCGATTTGTGGctgaaacatccatccatcgtctaccactttatcctgctTATTGTATTCAGAATCAGAAACGTTTTGAGTTttattaatttgtattttactgATGTGAAGGGAAAAAGATATATACAGTAACATTCAGCAATTCATTTCACTTAATACAATACATGTCAAAACATACACTGTTAATGTTGATATCAAAATACTGACCGTTGTTTAAAGTAGGGATGcaatgattcattcattattaatcGATTGCTAAATTGATAGTAAACTAGTttactaatcaattaatcgattttagtgtttgtttgtttttaaatagtaaacaagctctctgatttttcagcttcttgaatgtgaatatttttgaggtttaggaaacactgctcaacatttttcagcattttaggAAATTTTATGAAACAACCAagtaactgattaattgattatgaatatAGTCATTAGTTGGAGTCCCAGTATGAATTATTGTTTGTAGTGGAGAGAGATATATTTCATGTTTACAGCCCACTCTAATGCTGTATGTTGATCATACTCAACATGTCACCACTGGCAACACTTTCAGGTCTTTAATTTCTCAGAGAGTTTGTATATTCTGCAATTTCCTCCTTGATGACCACTGATTGTCTTTAAATGTCCACCATAAGAAATAATTTAGGCTACAATTAAAGGTTGCATGTGTATCTCAATATGTAAatagttttatttcagttaaatgGAGTTCAGCGTACAAACAGTGTACTACATGTAATATAGAATATTCTATgttaaaagtaaattaaaaaaagaatacgaaattgaaaatgtaaatgtaaattacCTGAAACGCTTATGCACTCACTGAAAAAGTGCGACAAAGATATCCGCCACACACTAAAATCTAAAAGTATAGAAAAATATCAAGTCTTAATATATAACAATTtaattttaacaataaaataattcattaatattaaataattagAAATTTAATTTTCAGCTTCCATGCCCGCATCAAATTGTATTAAAACATTGATACTGAGATAGCCTACTTATTGATACTAAAAATTAATATCTGTTTTCATTGCCATTTAACACGATAACACAATCATTTGTCTGAAAGTGTTACGTTTCTCTATAAATACCAAAAATGTAAGCTGTGGAAAGTTGATTTGCACCATGACATGGCAGCTGACCTTCTTACTTCTATTTGatcaacaatgaaaacatggtgTCAGCAGAAGcacaacaaacaagcaaacagttATGGTTAAATTATCCTGTATTTTACCCCTCAACATGAACTTTTCCAAACAGGTGTCGTTTTTGCATTATCTTTAATTCTTTGTGTCGTGTTGAAAACAATGTCCGATGAAAACAACTCGAATTAGTATGAACACGTGGTCTAATATAAGCCCTACATGGCTGCTATTGAAAGCAAAGTTTTCGGAATGTATTGATGGTCCGTTATCCTGAGTGAGCGTCAGTCCACATCGACCTAGAACGCGCTGTGTCTGAGTGAATCCAGGTCCAGTATTATGTAAATCAGCGCGGGGGTGGTGTGTGGCTGCAGCGGCTCTGAGCTCGGGACCAGTTCGCTCtttccgtccgtctgtctgtgatTCATCCCCGAAACAaaccccctctctctgtgtgtcttaaCACGAGCAGCGCACCCTCCGAATACATGTTTTGACCGTGTGAATTAGTAATTGCAATGCAGAGAATAGACTTAATCTGCGCGTCCACCGCAGAGTGTTAATCTACGGGCATGAGCAGCGCGTGTTCAAACGCCTCCCCCACTCAGTTAGTTAAGCCAGTGTTATTTTAAAGCGTCACGcatttcagagaaaaaaaacagccctgGTCCTTAATGTCATGTTAcaaacatactgtgtgtgttctctcattCACGCAGTGCACAGAGACGCTGCTGCCATCACTGCGTTACAATGTAGAGGCAGTGCGTTCTGTGCTGTGCCTGGTTTGAGGTTTACAGAGACCGAGTTGAAAGTAGGTCGGGCTGGGCTTAAGCGGCTTAGCTACGTCAGGCTAAGCTGGGAGGAATTCATCCAAAGCTCTCTGCGGTAGGCGGGGGCCTAAACGAGGCTGGCCTAGTTAAGCCTGATTCTTATTGTGTGCAGCACAGCCTGTTTTTGTAGTGTGGCGTAGCTGAGAGTGCAGCCAGGAGTAGTGTATGATTCTATTGCACATATTAGACACTTATGTTTGAtatagagaagaagaagagatggcAAATGAGACATTTTTGGGACTAAGACCAGTGGTAGTTTTATCACTGTGGAGCAAGAGGAGCCAGTTGTAGGAACAACAAAAGACAGGTGAGAAGAAGCGTGAGGAGCCTTCACACTGTGGTCTGTGAGGGCTGACCACAATAAACCAGACTTGGTCAGTGGGAATCCGCAATGCTACGAGATGGCGTccagctctgtgtttatgtCCAGTATGGTGGGTAAGGCACGCTCCTCCAACTTCACCCTCTCTGAAAAGCTGGACCTGTTGAAGCTGGTGCGACCCCACATCCGCATCTTGGAGGAGCACACCAACAAGCATGCGGTCATCGTGGACAAGAACAAGTGCTGGGATATCGTGGCTGTGCAGTACAATGCCCTGGGAGGTGACAGACCTCACCGGACCGCTCAGGGCCTCAGGACCCTCTACAAGAGGCTGAAGGAGTCAGCCAAGCAGGAAGTGATGCAGCGCAGACACGCACAGCCAGAGTACAGAGCAAGCATCTCTGAGCCAACCAGGAGAATTATGGAGATGATCcctcacctgtttcaccatgtgCCAATCCATGAAAAGGACCAGGCACTGCGCAGGTACAGtatcatacatacatacatgcaccTACAAACACAGTACATTTTAATCG
The sequence above is a segment of the Solea solea chromosome 13, fSolSol10.1, whole genome shotgun sequence genome. Coding sequences within it:
- the rnf41l gene encoding E3 ubiquitin-protein ligase NRDP1 isoform X2; the encoded protein is MGYDLERFLGYVNEGLLCCVCRDVLERPLQAPCEHAYCSTCISNWLVHHHSCPEDRLPLDVCNLKPLYRYMRNDLNRLQIRCVNAARGCDVVCSLESLHTHEEECCPVQVERRGLEAHMSECNFRSRVCPNGCGHTLLSADQSQHNCVAELRTEVEILRAEMLCKLEEVRREMESRLDSQRRHMVQKESQLKSEVEELKGQLSRVMCDMRALLGAERLRRQELAEAELEKRELLELLRDLQPHKSQHPVDQTARDQHQGASTSQREQHTKPTRPQQREASLHTLSLSLHSAQAINESGPPPSPQLGEGGRKGGTRSLTLDCIKRKSREVTVI
- the rnf41l gene encoding RING finger protein 151 isoform X1, which codes for MGYDLERFLGYVNEGLLCCVCRDVLERPLQAPCEHAYCSTCISNWLVHHHSCPEDRLPLDVCNLKPLYRYMRNDLNRLQIRCVNAARGCDVVCSLESLHTHEEECEFAFMSCSNIGCPVQVERRGLEAHMSECNFRSRVCPNGCGHTLLSADQSQHNCVAELRTEVEILRAEMLCKLEEVRREMESRLDSQRRHMVQKESQLKSEVEELKGQLSRVMCDMRALLGAERLRRQELAEAELEKRELLELLRDLQPHKSQHPVDQTARDQHQGASTSQREQHTKPTRPQQREASLHTLSLSLHSAQAINESGPPPSPQLGEGGRKGGTRSLTLDCIKRKSREVTVI